The genomic region TTACAATGAATGGTTCCATTGTTTTATGCATAAAGTTTGATGCTAAGTTTTCATAGTCATATGCTTCACGTCTATCTACTCGTACTCCTTTATCTTTTCTGGTTACTGTAAATGTGTGCATACGTGTATCTTCACCAGTTAATAGTAGACTTGTATCTACATCAAATATTAGTGATATTTCATATAGTATACTTGCTGGTATGTCTATTTCTCCTGATTCATATTTGGTGTATGTTTCTGTGTCTACGTCTAATTTGTCTGCTAGTTGTTGTACGCTCATTTCACATACTTCTCTCATGTCTTTTACACGGCTTGCAATTTCTTGTTGAATTGTTGGCATAATCTTTATTTCTCCCCTTTTTTTTGTTTAATTGTTTACACTTTTTTTTAATAAAATGATTAAATTATTTGAAATTATAAATGTGTTTTTTTTTATTCTCTCGAATTTTGTATAAAAAAAATGTTCTTTTTTTTATTATCTATATAATTATTTATTAAACATGATATAAAAATACTAAATTTTTTTAATATAAAAAAGATTTCAAGTAAAAAAAAAATGATCCTAAAAATATATGTTCATTTATCTTTTTTTTACATATCTAAACATACAAAAGATTTTAGTTAAAAAATCAAATTTAATATAAAAAATTATTAAGATTTTTTGATCTTTTGTAATTTTTAATTATTATTTTTATAACTATATATAAATTATCATAAAAAACAATAAAAAAAGAGTAATTTTAAAACAAGTAACTTTTAATAAAAAAACGCCTAAAAATAACAATAAAACAAGAATATTTCAAATTATATTAAATTTAAAAATCTAAATAAAATTAATACAAAAAAAAAATTAATAATTTTAATAAAAAGTAATAATAATTCTCTAAAAAAAGTATAAATTATGAATGCTCCGACCGGGATTCGAACCCGAGTCTTCGGCTCGAAAGGCCGAAATGATTGGCCGGACTACACTATCGGAGCATATTAAAGAAAAACTTTAATTAATAGTCACATAAAGAAAAGTAAAACATTATTTTTACTTTTTTTAAAATGGGGCCTGGGCCGAGAATCGAACCCGAGTCACGGGATCCACAGTCCCGAAGAATAACCACTATCCTACCCAGGCATTAATATAAGTTCTATACATTCATTAGTTGTATAAAGTGCGGGAGCAGGGATTCGAACCCTGGGAGGCCTACGCCAACAGGTCCTAAGCCTGTCCCCTTTGGCCAGCTCGGGCACCCCCGCATATTAAATAAGTTTTATTACAAACGGGCATCCCCTTTGATATAAAATACCAAACCAATACTTTACATAAGGAATGTATCGTTTAAATATTAAAGAATCTAGAAACTAAAATTAATTATTATAGTAAAAAGTTCTAGAAAATGCTCCGACCGGGATTCGAACCCGAGTCTTCGGCTCGAAAGGCCGAAATGATTGGCCGGACTACACTATCGGAGCATAATTTATAAGATAATCATAATAGTTATATGAAATGGGCCCAATGGGGTTCGAACCCATGGCCGCCCGGTTATGAGCCGGGCGCTCTACCTGGCTAAGCTATAGGCCCATATTTAAAAAGCGCCGTCGACAGGACTTGAACCTGTGACCAATCGGTTAACAGCCGAACGCTCTACCTACTGAGCCACGACGGCACAACATAACTTTTATCTTACAATACTCTATATATTACTAATCATATATAAAGTTTCCTACATAGCATTATATTTTAGAATAAGTTTTAACGCTTTATGTAGTACAATATAATGTTTGTTTTTCTAGTATATAAACATTTTGATTTTATACAAATCAAACATAAAAAAATGATAAAAAAATAAAGATAATATTAATTTATTATATTTTTTTAATCTTAACATTATCATAACACATATCAATATACCTTTGAATAAAAGGTTCAAGTTCTGGTCTTAGGAAATTATCACCCTCAAGACGTGACATATCAGAAAAACTACCTTTAAGATCACGATCTGCCCAGTAAACTTCTTCTTCTACTCGTCTTCCATACCTATTTCCATACATTTTAAATAATGGGAATTTAGTTAATCCATT from Methanosphaera cuniculi harbors:
- a CDS encoding helix-turn-helix domain-containing protein, which encodes MPTIQQEIASRVKDMREVCEMSVQQLADKLDVDTETYTKYESGEIDIPASILYEISLIFDVDTSLLLTGEDTRMHTFTVTRKDKGVRVDRREAYDYENLASNFMHKTMEPFIVTVMPRNDNYIPEPNYHKGFEFVYILEGTLRIYIKDNVIDLNEGDSIYFDSTHKHSMVAVGDKKAKFLDVLNVKG